Proteins encoded by one window of Kribbella flavida DSM 17836:
- the arc gene encoding proteasome ATPase: MIVAGDESPTAAELRNQVRYLEAEVAALRRRLLEHPADGRSLESRLSETQASLASVTAQNERLAETLREAREKIIALKEEVDRLAQPPSGFGTFLGRNDDDTLDVFTGGRKLRVAASPSVDLDALKLGQELMLNEALNVVEACDFEVVGDVVMLKELLADGERALVIAQADEERVVRLASPLLDQALRAGDSLLLEPRSGYVYEKIPKSEVEELVLEEVPDIDYTQIGGLFGQIEQIRDAVEMPYLHKDLFLEHELKPPKGVLLYGPPGCGKTLIAKAVANSLAKKVAEKTGVEGRSFFLNIKGPELLNKYVGETERHIRLVFQRAREKASEGMPVIVFFDEMDSLFRTRGSGVSSDVENTIVPQLLSEIDGVEGLENVIVIGASNREDMIDPAILRPGRLDVKIKIERPDAEAARDIFSKYLTTTLPLHADDVNEFGGDRRECVNGMIQRTVERMYTEADENRFLEVTYANGDKEVLYFKDFNSGAMIQNIVDRAKKMAIKAFLDDNQKGLRVQHLLQACVDEFKENEDLPNTTNPDDWARISGKKGERIVYIRTLISGKQGTEPGRSIDTATNTGQYL, translated from the coding sequence ATGATCGTGGCTGGAGACGAGAGTCCTACCGCGGCAGAGCTGCGCAACCAGGTCCGTTACCTGGAGGCCGAGGTCGCAGCGTTGCGGCGTCGGTTGCTGGAGCACCCGGCTGACGGCCGGTCGCTCGAGAGCAGGCTGTCCGAAACCCAGGCGTCCTTGGCGAGCGTGACCGCGCAGAACGAGCGGTTGGCGGAAACGCTGCGCGAGGCCCGAGAGAAGATCATCGCCCTGAAGGAGGAGGTCGACCGGCTGGCGCAACCGCCGTCCGGGTTCGGGACCTTCCTCGGCCGCAACGACGACGACACGCTGGACGTGTTCACCGGAGGCCGCAAGCTCCGGGTCGCGGCGAGCCCCTCGGTTGACCTGGACGCGCTCAAGCTCGGCCAGGAACTGATGCTGAACGAGGCGCTGAACGTGGTCGAGGCCTGCGACTTCGAGGTCGTCGGCGACGTGGTGATGCTGAAGGAGCTGCTGGCCGACGGCGAGCGGGCACTGGTGATCGCGCAGGCCGACGAGGAACGCGTCGTCCGGCTCGCCTCCCCGCTGCTCGACCAGGCGCTGCGGGCCGGCGACTCCCTGCTGCTGGAGCCCCGCTCCGGCTATGTCTACGAGAAGATCCCCAAGTCCGAGGTCGAGGAGCTGGTGCTCGAAGAGGTCCCGGACATCGACTACACCCAGATCGGTGGCCTGTTCGGCCAGATCGAGCAGATCCGCGACGCGGTCGAGATGCCGTACCTGCACAAGGACCTGTTCCTCGAGCACGAGCTGAAGCCGCCGAAGGGCGTGCTGCTGTACGGCCCGCCGGGCTGCGGCAAGACGCTGATCGCGAAGGCGGTGGCGAACTCGCTGGCCAAGAAGGTGGCCGAGAAGACCGGTGTCGAGGGCAGGTCGTTCTTCCTCAACATCAAGGGTCCCGAGCTGCTGAACAAGTACGTCGGGGAGACAGAGCGGCACATCCGGCTGGTCTTCCAGCGGGCCCGCGAGAAGGCGTCCGAGGGCATGCCGGTGATCGTGTTCTTCGACGAGATGGACTCGCTGTTCCGCACCCGTGGTTCCGGGGTGTCCTCCGACGTGGAGAACACCATCGTGCCGCAGCTGCTGAGCGAGATCGACGGCGTCGAGGGCCTGGAGAACGTCATCGTGATCGGCGCCTCCAACCGCGAGGACATGATCGACCCGGCGATCCTGCGGCCGGGCCGGCTGGACGTGAAGATCAAGATCGAGCGGCCGGACGCCGAGGCGGCCCGCGACATCTTCTCGAAGTACCTGACCACCACCCTGCCGCTGCACGCCGACGACGTGAACGAGTTCGGCGGCGACCGGCGCGAGTGCGTGAACGGGATGATCCAGCGCACCGTCGAGCGGATGTACACCGAGGCCGACGAGAACCGGTTCCTCGAGGTCACCTACGCCAACGGCGACAAGGAGGTCCTGTACTTCAAGGACTTCAACTCCGGCGCGATGATCCAGAACATCGTCGACCGGGCCAAGAAGATGGCGATCAAGGCGTTCCTGGACGACAACCAGAAGGGCCTGCGGGTGCAGCACCTGCTGCAGGCCTGCGTGGACGAGTTCAAGGAGAACGAGGACCTGCCGAACACCACCAACCCGGACGACTGGGCCCGGATCTCCGGCAAGAAGGGCGAGCGGATCGTCTACATCCGTACGCTCATCTCCGGCAAGCAGGGCACCGAGCCGGGCCGCTCCATCGACACGGCCACCAACACGGGTCAGTACCTGTAA
- a CDS encoding RNA polymerase sigma factor: MASESTTSGAAGPPGAANESDARLWDRLRDGDHQALGVLFDRYADDVHAFAFRRTASWSVAEDVVQATFLNTWRRFRRDPPGPLTVPSARGWLLVVAGNECRTLQRAGRRFRAMVDRLPAPAAERDPAADVARRLDDERRMSAVRRAVAKLPRHERETLELVVWSGLTLAETAAALGVAEGTVKARLHRTRRRFPDLLSRVALSEELS, encoded by the coding sequence ATGGCAAGCGAATCGACGACCTCCGGGGCAGCCGGCCCACCCGGTGCGGCGAACGAGTCCGACGCCCGGTTGTGGGACCGGTTGCGCGACGGCGACCACCAGGCGCTCGGCGTGCTGTTCGACCGGTACGCCGACGACGTGCACGCGTTCGCGTTCCGGCGCACGGCGTCGTGGAGCGTGGCCGAGGACGTCGTCCAGGCGACGTTCCTGAACACCTGGCGGCGGTTCCGCCGCGACCCACCCGGACCGTTGACCGTGCCGAGCGCCCGCGGCTGGCTGCTGGTCGTCGCCGGGAACGAGTGCCGGACGCTGCAACGCGCCGGCCGGCGTTTCCGCGCGATGGTGGACCGGCTGCCCGCACCGGCGGCCGAGCGCGATCCTGCCGCCGACGTGGCCCGCCGGCTCGACGACGAGCGCCGGATGTCGGCGGTCCGCCGGGCCGTGGCCAAGCTGCCCCGGCACGAACGCGAGACGCTCGAGCTCGTCGTCTGGTCCGGCCTCACTCTCGCCGAGACCGCTGCCGCGCTCGGCGTGGCCGAAGGCACCGTCAAGGCCCGCCTGCACCGTACCCGCCGCCGTTTCCCCGACCTGCTGTCCCGCGTCGCCCTGTCCGAGGAGTTGTCATGA
- a CDS encoding phosphotransferase, with the protein MTITDNGWDSRAWLEGNWLHREPRRAEVHPRLLAETRLLPWLAPKLPLPVPIPEQTQYGVRHRLLVGEPLTEGSTALGRQLGEFLRALHGVDPAEAVQHGAGDAETAESAKRRFLAECRERVVPLLPVEARSAASELLDRVGGPRTALVHCDLGPEHLLVRDGRITGVIDWTDAEIGDPAVDLSWLLHDAPAGIAEGVAETYAVSTELRERARDWHKLGPWYEAHRGLLLDLPNDVASGRAGILSRL; encoded by the coding sequence ATGACGATCACCGACAACGGTTGGGACTCGCGGGCCTGGCTGGAAGGCAACTGGTTGCACCGCGAGCCCCGTCGCGCAGAGGTACACCCCCGGCTGCTGGCTGAGACCCGGCTACTCCCCTGGCTCGCCCCGAAGCTGCCCTTGCCGGTCCCGATCCCGGAGCAGACCCAGTACGGCGTACGGCATCGTCTGCTGGTCGGTGAGCCGCTGACGGAGGGCAGTACCGCGCTCGGCCGCCAGCTCGGCGAGTTCCTGAGGGCACTGCACGGGGTGGACCCGGCTGAAGCGGTCCAGCATGGCGCCGGGGACGCGGAGACAGCTGAGTCGGCCAAGCGGCGGTTCCTGGCTGAGTGCCGCGAGCGAGTGGTGCCGTTGCTGCCGGTGGAAGCCCGGTCGGCGGCGAGCGAGCTGCTCGACCGTGTCGGAGGCCCCCGGACCGCGCTCGTCCACTGCGACCTCGGCCCGGAACACCTGCTCGTCCGCGACGGCCGCATCACCGGGGTGATCGACTGGACCGACGCGGAGATCGGTGATCCCGCTGTCGACCTGTCCTGGCTGCTGCACGACGCGCCGGCCGGAATCGCCGAGGGAGTGGCCGAGACCTACGCAGTGAGCACCGAGCTGCGCGAGCGGGCCCGCGACTGGCACAAACTGGGTCCCTGGTACGAGGCACACCGCGGGTTGCTGCTGGACCTGCCGAACGACGTGGCGAGCGGCCGGGCCGGAATTCTCTCCCGCCTCTAG
- a CDS encoding NUDIX hydrolase: MEELVALLDSDNLVCGSVPRSVMRRDNLRHAATGVLVRNSAGEIYVHRRTPTKDVYPARYDFMAGGVIAAGEDPYDAVVRELAEELGISGVELEKLPEGDYADDLTNYHAYLYACSWDGPVQHQPEEIDWGTWLTVGELIARLDDPEWPFVPDTTALLGPYVRSLA, encoded by the coding sequence ATGGAAGAACTCGTGGCGCTCCTGGACTCCGACAACTTGGTCTGCGGGTCGGTGCCGCGGTCGGTCATGCGGCGGGACAACCTGCGGCACGCGGCGACCGGCGTCCTGGTGCGGAACTCGGCCGGTGAGATCTACGTGCACCGGCGTACGCCGACCAAGGACGTCTATCCGGCGCGGTACGACTTCATGGCCGGTGGAGTGATCGCAGCCGGCGAGGATCCGTACGACGCCGTGGTGCGGGAGCTGGCCGAGGAGCTCGGGATCAGCGGCGTCGAGCTGGAGAAGCTGCCCGAAGGCGACTACGCGGACGACCTGACCAACTACCACGCCTATCTCTACGCCTGCAGCTGGGACGGCCCCGTCCAGCATCAGCCGGAGGAGATCGACTGGGGCACGTGGCTGACCGTCGGCGAACTCATCGCCCGGCTGGACGACCCGGAGTGGCCGTTCGTGCCTGACACGACCGCCCTGCTCGGCCCGTACGTCCGCAGCCTGGCATGA
- a CDS encoding SDR family NAD(P)-dependent oxidoreductase translates to MPGVVVIGAGPGIGRAVGRRFAREGLPVALIARRRPDADWADLTLAADSTDETALRTALDKAVAELGTPDVLVYNAAKIASDRIGELSLREHQEAWAVNVGGAMTAAAHVAPAMVANGGGSFLITGGMPETKPDYVSLSLGKAGVRALVSLLDQTYGADGLHAATVTVHGQVAPGTAFDPDDIAEHYWTLHRQPQDEWKFEVHHTGIV, encoded by the coding sequence ATGCCGGGTGTGGTGGTGATCGGAGCCGGGCCGGGGATCGGCCGGGCGGTGGGCCGGAGGTTCGCGCGGGAGGGACTACCGGTCGCGTTGATCGCGCGGCGGCGACCTGACGCGGACTGGGCCGACCTGACCCTGGCGGCCGACAGCACTGACGAGACGGCGCTCCGGACGGCGTTGGACAAGGCGGTCGCCGAGCTGGGGACACCGGACGTCCTCGTCTACAACGCTGCCAAGATCGCCTCGGACCGGATCGGCGAGCTGTCGCTGCGCGAGCACCAGGAGGCCTGGGCGGTCAACGTGGGCGGGGCGATGACGGCGGCAGCGCATGTTGCTCCTGCCATGGTCGCGAACGGTGGCGGCTCCTTCCTGATCACCGGCGGGATGCCGGAGACCAAGCCGGACTACGTGAGCCTCTCGCTCGGCAAAGCCGGGGTCAGGGCGCTGGTGAGCCTGCTGGACCAGACGTACGGCGCGGACGGCCTGCACGCGGCCACAGTGACAGTGCACGGCCAGGTGGCGCCCGGTACGGCGTTCGACCCGGACGACATCGCCGAGCACTACTGGACCCTGCACCGGCAGCCGCAGGACGAGTGGAAATTCGAGGTGCATCACACCGGCATCGTGTGA
- the dop gene encoding depupylase/deamidase Dop — protein MSVRRIMGTETEFGISVPGQPGANPMLTSSQVVNGYAQTQPLARKTRWDFDEEHPLRDARGFDLSREVADSSQLTDEETGLANVILTNGARLYVDHAHPEYSAPECTNPRDVVVWDKAGELVIMEGARQARQIPGAPPLNLYKNNTDNKGASYGSHENYLMRRSTPFASIVRHLTPFFVSRQVVTGAGRVGIGQDGGSHGFQISQRADFFEVEVGLETTLKRPIINTRDEPHANPDRYRRLHVIIGDANLSEISTYLKVGTTSLVLSMIEDGWLTDDLSVDRPVTALHEVSHDPTCTHLMTLKDGRKLTAVQLQTEYLEQARKYVEDKYGDDADRQTKDVLRRWEQVLDQLATDPMKLADQLDWVAKLKLLQSYRDRDNLAWDDSKLALVDLQYADLRPDKGLYFKLVKAGRMQRLVTDEEIRMAVSHPPTDTRAYFRGRCMQQYAGQVAAASWDSVIFDLPGRESLQRIPTLDPLRGTKAHVGALLDQCDTASDLVRTITGGAAG, from the coding sequence ATGAGTGTTCGGCGGATCATGGGGACCGAGACCGAGTTCGGCATCTCGGTGCCGGGCCAGCCCGGGGCCAACCCGATGCTGACCTCGAGCCAGGTGGTGAACGGCTACGCCCAGACGCAGCCGCTCGCGCGCAAGACGCGGTGGGACTTCGACGAGGAGCACCCGCTGCGGGACGCGCGCGGCTTCGACCTGAGCCGGGAGGTGGCCGACTCCAGCCAGCTCACCGACGAGGAGACCGGCCTGGCCAACGTCATCCTCACCAACGGCGCCCGGCTGTACGTCGACCACGCCCACCCGGAGTACTCCGCGCCCGAGTGCACCAACCCGCGCGACGTGGTGGTGTGGGACAAGGCCGGCGAGCTGGTGATCATGGAGGGCGCCCGGCAGGCCCGCCAGATCCCGGGCGCGCCGCCGCTGAACCTGTACAAGAACAACACCGACAACAAGGGCGCGTCCTACGGCTCGCACGAGAACTACCTGATGCGCCGGTCCACCCCGTTCGCGTCGATCGTGCGGCACCTGACCCCCTTCTTCGTCAGCCGTCAGGTGGTCACCGGCGCCGGCCGGGTCGGGATCGGTCAGGACGGCGGCTCGCACGGCTTCCAGATCAGCCAGCGGGCCGACTTCTTCGAGGTCGAGGTCGGCCTGGAGACCACGCTGAAGCGGCCGATCATCAACACCCGCGACGAGCCGCATGCGAACCCCGACCGCTACCGCCGCCTGCACGTGATCATCGGCGACGCGAACCTGTCCGAGATCTCCACCTACCTCAAGGTCGGCACCACCTCGCTGGTGCTGTCGATGATCGAGGACGGCTGGCTGACCGACGACCTGAGCGTCGACCGCCCCGTCACCGCGCTGCACGAGGTCAGCCACGACCCGACCTGCACGCACCTGATGACGCTCAAGGACGGCCGCAAGCTGACCGCCGTCCAGCTCCAGACGGAGTACCTGGAGCAGGCCCGCAAGTACGTGGAGGACAAGTACGGCGACGACGCGGACCGGCAGACCAAGGACGTGCTGCGCCGCTGGGAGCAGGTGCTCGACCAGCTCGCCACCGACCCGATGAAGCTGGCCGACCAGCTGGACTGGGTCGCCAAGCTGAAGCTGTTGCAGTCCTACCGCGACCGGGACAACCTCGCCTGGGACGACTCCAAGCTGGCCCTGGTCGACCTGCAGTACGCCGACCTGCGCCCGGACAAGGGCCTGTACTTCAAACTCGTCAAGGCCGGCCGGATGCAGCGCCTGGTCACCGACGAGGAGATCCGGATGGCCGTCTCGCACCCGCCGACCGACACCCGCGCCTACTTCCGCGGCCGCTGCATGCAGCAGTACGCCGGCCAGGTCGCCGCCGCGTCCTGGGACTCGGTGATCTTCGACCTGCCCGGCCGTGAGTCGCTCCAGCGCATCCCCACCCTGGACCCGCTGCGCGGCACCAAAGCCCATGTCGGAGCGCTTCTGGACCAGTGCGACACCGCGAGTGACCTGGTTCGCACCATTACTGGGGGCGCCGCCGGGTAG
- a CDS encoding ubiquitin-like protein Pup, producing MAKDGGQQHKQPKRSTTEEEVEQVEASENVAERKERLDEDVDSILDEIDEVLEENAEEFVRGFVQKGGE from the coding sequence ATGGCGAAGGACGGCGGGCAGCAGCACAAGCAGCCCAAGCGTTCGACCACCGAGGAAGAGGTCGAGCAGGTCGAGGCGTCGGAGAACGTCGCCGAGCGCAAGGAGCGGCTCGACGAGGACGTCGACTCGATTCTCGACGAGATCGACGAGGTGCTCGAGGAGAACGCGGAGGAGTTCGTCCGCGGCTTCGTGCAAAAGGGTGGGGAGTGA
- the prcB gene encoding proteasome subunit beta, translating into MTFDASGRLPEAFLTPGGSSFMDFLAGHAPDLLPGRRSLGTGDLSKDVPHGTTIVAATFDGGVVMAGDRRATMGNIIAQRDIEKVFPADEYSCVGIAGSAGLAIEMVRLFQVELEHYEKLEGTTLSLDGKANRLSALIRGNLAMAMQGLAVVPLFAGYDHDISGGRIFSYDPTGGRYEEQAFHSVGSGSLFARGSLKKLYRESMSAAECVTATIQALYDAADDDSATGGPDMARRIFPVIGVVTADGYQRMPEAEVGEIVDSVVGARLQRPDGPAAPLS; encoded by the coding sequence ATGACATTCGATGCCTCCGGCCGCTTGCCGGAAGCCTTCCTGACCCCAGGTGGCTCGTCGTTCATGGACTTCCTGGCCGGGCACGCGCCCGACCTGCTGCCCGGACGGCGGTCCCTGGGGACAGGTGACCTGTCCAAAGACGTTCCGCACGGCACCACGATCGTCGCGGCCACCTTCGACGGCGGCGTCGTGATGGCCGGCGACCGGCGCGCGACGATGGGCAACATCATCGCCCAGCGCGACATCGAGAAGGTCTTTCCCGCCGACGAGTACTCGTGCGTCGGGATCGCCGGCTCGGCCGGGCTCGCGATCGAGATGGTCCGGCTGTTCCAGGTCGAGCTGGAGCACTACGAGAAGCTCGAGGGCACCACGCTCAGCCTGGACGGCAAGGCCAACCGGCTCAGCGCGCTGATCCGCGGCAACCTGGCGATGGCGATGCAGGGCCTGGCCGTGGTGCCGCTGTTCGCCGGCTACGACCACGACATCTCCGGCGGCCGGATCTTCTCCTACGACCCGACCGGTGGACGCTATGAGGAGCAGGCCTTCCACAGCGTCGGCTCCGGCTCGCTGTTCGCCCGCGGCTCGCTGAAGAAGCTCTACCGCGAAAGCATGTCGGCGGCCGAGTGCGTGACGGCGACCATCCAGGCGCTGTACGACGCGGCCGACGACGACTCCGCGACCGGTGGACCGGACATGGCCCGGCGGATCTTCCCGGTGATCGGGGTGGTCACCGCGGACGGCTACCAGCGGATGCCCGAGGCGGAGGTCGGCGAGATCGTCGACTCCGTGGTCGGCGCCCGGCTGCAGCGTCCCGACGGCCCCGCTGCCCCGCTGTCCTGA
- the prcA gene encoding proteasome subunit alpha yields the protein MSTPFYVSPEQLMRDRADFARKGIAKGRSAIALQYADGILFVAENRSPALHKVAEIYDRMAFAAVGRYNEFENLRIAGVRLADMRGYSYDRRDVTGRALANAYAQTLGAIFSSGGEKPLEVEILVAEVGTTAADDQIYRLTYDGSIADVRGYAVMGGPAEQVADYVGEHYQEGISLAGALRLAVDALGHDSSEVRQLEPDQIEVAVLDRTRTQVRKFKRISDQTLARILSESRPDTAPSPESSAHTEETETVDGGSYESAAGTSAADDAPIAPPEDPDDNRPL from the coding sequence ATGAGCACTCCGTTCTACGTCTCGCCCGAGCAGCTGATGCGGGACCGGGCCGACTTCGCCCGCAAGGGCATCGCCAAGGGCCGCAGCGCGATCGCCCTGCAGTACGCCGACGGCATCCTGTTCGTCGCGGAGAACCGGTCGCCCGCGCTGCACAAGGTGGCCGAGATCTACGACCGGATGGCCTTCGCGGCCGTCGGGCGGTACAACGAGTTCGAGAACCTGCGGATCGCCGGGGTCCGGCTGGCCGACATGCGCGGCTACTCCTACGACCGCCGCGACGTCACCGGCCGCGCGCTGGCCAACGCGTACGCGCAGACGCTCGGCGCGATCTTCTCCTCCGGCGGCGAGAAGCCGCTGGAGGTGGAGATCCTGGTCGCCGAGGTCGGGACGACGGCTGCGGACGACCAGATCTACCGGCTCACCTACGACGGCTCCATCGCCGACGTGCGCGGCTACGCCGTGATGGGTGGCCCGGCCGAGCAGGTGGCCGACTACGTGGGCGAGCACTACCAGGAGGGCATCTCGCTGGCCGGCGCGCTGCGGCTCGCGGTCGATGCCCTCGGCCACGACTCCTCCGAGGTGCGCCAGCTGGAGCCGGACCAGATCGAGGTCGCGGTGCTGGACCGGACCCGCACCCAGGTGCGCAAGTTCAAGCGCATCTCGGACCAGACGCTGGCCCGGATCCTGTCCGAGTCCCGGCCGGACACGGCGCCGTCGCCGGAGTCCTCGGCGCACACCGAGGAGACCGAGACCGTCGACGGCGGCTCGTACGAGAGCGCCGCGGGCACGAGCGCGGCCGACGACGCGCCGATCGCCCCGCCGGAAGACCCGGACGACAACCGGCCGCTGTGA
- a CDS encoding NUDIX hydrolase has protein sequence MTSHDSASSAAGTSPAADRVGDPQPWELLAEKTVYDGFLTVNLRRYRLPDGREADWDVFGPQQSSGVAGGITVLPLTPDGRVLTIRLFRAGPDRVVTNLPGGIIDPGEDPAAAGQRELEEETGYTCGSIEVVGWFWSAASSTYRKYVAIARDCRPDGRQSLDEFEDCVPVELTLADFRAELRTPGAMTGTDAAYLALDHAGLL, from the coding sequence GTGACCTCGCACGACTCGGCCTCGTCTGCCGCCGGAACGTCTCCGGCGGCGGACCGCGTTGGCGACCCGCAGCCGTGGGAGTTGCTGGCGGAGAAGACCGTGTACGACGGCTTCCTCACCGTCAACCTGCGGCGTTACCGCCTGCCCGACGGCCGCGAGGCCGACTGGGACGTGTTCGGTCCGCAGCAGTCCAGCGGGGTCGCCGGCGGCATCACGGTGCTGCCGCTGACCCCGGACGGCCGCGTCCTCACGATCCGGTTGTTCCGGGCGGGTCCCGACCGAGTGGTCACCAATCTCCCCGGCGGGATCATCGATCCCGGCGAGGACCCGGCCGCGGCCGGGCAGCGGGAGCTGGAGGAGGAGACCGGCTACACCTGCGGCTCGATCGAGGTGGTCGGCTGGTTCTGGTCGGCCGCGTCCTCGACGTACCGCAAGTACGTCGCGATCGCCCGCGACTGCCGGCCCGACGGTCGCCAGTCGCTCGACGAGTTCGAGGACTGCGTCCCGGTGGAGCTCACCCTCGCCGACTTCCGTGCCGAGTTGCGCACGCCCGGCGCGATGACCGGCACCGACGCCGCCTACCTGGCCCTCGACCACGCCGGCCTGCTGTGA